A single Xylanimonas cellulosilytica DSM 15894 DNA region contains:
- a CDS encoding PucR family transcriptional regulator, with the protein MTRSSTHADRTLEHRAATVQRVREGAGTLTNAALRRLDDELPWYRDLPAEDRSYVGMVAQSGIRSFVTWFADPSAPPSGVGEMFSAAPRELTQSISLQHTLQLVRLMVDVVESHAAEIAAPGAEREVREAVLRYSREVAFSAAEVYARAAEMRGAWDARLEALVVDALVRGDGDDAVRSRVSALGWSGRGRTLVIVGTTTTALDELRTADLRRAARRAAGDALVGIHGDRVVLVLGGEGDLMAAATSLLSKFGPGPVVIGGLVPSVAEASRSAAAALAGLAAAPAWPQAPRPVMADDLLPERVLIGDAAARTTLVEQAYRPLAGAGGAVLETLTAYLGTGRSLEAAARQLYVHPNTVRYRLRKVSEITGWNPLDARESFVLQVAMALGQLTTGA; encoded by the coding sequence GTGACCCGCTCCTCGACCCACGCCGATCGCACCCTCGAGCACCGCGCCGCGACGGTCCAGCGGGTCCGCGAGGGCGCCGGCACCCTCACCAACGCCGCCCTGCGCCGGCTCGACGACGAGCTCCCGTGGTACCGCGACCTGCCCGCCGAGGACCGCAGCTATGTGGGCATGGTCGCCCAGTCCGGCATCCGGTCGTTCGTCACCTGGTTCGCGGACCCGTCGGCACCGCCCAGCGGCGTCGGCGAGATGTTCTCCGCCGCGCCGCGCGAGCTGACGCAGTCGATCTCGTTGCAGCACACGCTGCAGCTCGTGCGCCTGATGGTCGACGTCGTCGAGTCGCACGCGGCCGAGATCGCCGCCCCGGGCGCGGAGCGCGAGGTGCGCGAGGCCGTGCTGCGCTACTCGCGCGAGGTCGCGTTCTCGGCAGCCGAGGTGTACGCCCGCGCCGCAGAGATGCGCGGCGCGTGGGACGCGCGCCTGGAGGCGCTGGTGGTCGACGCGCTGGTGCGCGGCGACGGCGACGACGCGGTCCGTTCACGCGTGTCCGCGCTCGGCTGGTCCGGCCGCGGCCGCACGCTGGTGATCGTCGGCACGACGACGACGGCGCTGGACGAGCTGCGGACCGCCGACCTGCGGCGGGCCGCGCGGCGGGCCGCCGGGGACGCGCTCGTGGGGATCCACGGCGACCGGGTGGTGCTCGTGCTCGGTGGCGAGGGAGACCTCATGGCCGCCGCAACCAGCCTGCTCTCCAAGTTCGGGCCCGGGCCCGTCGTCATCGGCGGGCTCGTCCCGTCCGTCGCGGAAGCGTCGCGCTCGGCGGCGGCTGCCCTGGCCGGGCTCGCCGCGGCACCCGCGTGGCCGCAGGCACCGCGCCCCGTGATGGCCGACGACCTGCTGCCCGAGCGGGTGCTCATCGGCGACGCCGCCGCGCGCACCACCCTGGTGGAGCAGGCGTACCGCCCGCTGGCCGGCGCCGGCGGTGCCGTGCTGGAGACGCTCACGGCGTATCTGGGCACCGGCCGCTCGCTCGAGGCGGCGGCCCGGCAGCTCTACGTGCACCCCAACACGGTGCGCTACCGGCTGCGCAAGGTTTCGGAGATCACCGGGTGGAACCCGCTGGACGCCCGAGAGTCGTTCGTCCTCCAGGTCGCGATGGCGCTCGGGCAGCTCACCACGGGCGCCTGA
- the aceE gene encoding pyruvate dehydrogenase (acetyl-transferring), homodimeric type: protein MASYDETGPLINGLLSSVPDIDPGETAEWVESFDGLIDDKGGPRARYVMLNLLRRARERNVTIPASFATPYVNTIGVHEEPYFPGDEALERQYRGWNRWNAAVMVTRAQKPGIGVGGHISSYASTATLTEVGLNHFFRGKDHAGGGDQVYFQGHSSPGQYARAYLEGRLAAEDLDGFRQEKSKEGHALPSYPHPRLLPEFWEFPTVSMGLGPASAIYQAWTNKYLHNRGIKDTSQQDVWAFLGDGEMDEPESRGMLQLAAHQNLDNLTFVVNCNLQRLDGPVRGNGKIIQELEAQFKGAGWNVIKVIWGREWDALLNADKDRALVNLMNVTPDGDYQTYRAESGAFIREHFFGRDPRTKALVENMTDEDIWNMKRGGHDYRKIYAAYAAARAHEGQPTVILAQTVKGYGLGSGFAGRNSTHQMKKLKSDDLKALRDSLRIPIPDEQLEDPYNAPYYHPGNDDPAIQYMLERRRQLGGFVPERRHSPKAIPLPEPKVYELLKKGSGTQEVATTMAFVRLLKDLIKDKEFGKRIVPIIPDEARTFGLDAIFPSAKIFNTGGQHYLAVDRELMLSYKESEAGQIMHTGINEAGSAAAFQSVGTSYATHGEHMVPVYIFYSMFGFQRTGDQFWAAGDQLARGFIIGATAGRTTLAGEGLQHMDGHSPILAATNTSMVIYDPAYGYEIRHIIRDGIERMYGASSDGVHDELGRDQNVMYYLTVYNEPMVQPAEPEDVDVEGIKRGIHRISVSDAQGPKAQLLASGVGVPWALEAQQLLRDDWGVSADVWSVTSWTELRRDALAAEREAFVNPAAEARTPYVTEKLAGTGGPFVASSDYDHMVPDQIRKWVPGDYEVLGADGFGFSDTRAAARRFFLIDGPSMVVKTLQALARRGEVDGAVVGQAIEKYRLLDVNAGTSGNAGGDS from the coding sequence GTGGCTTCGTACGACGAGACCGGACCGCTGATCAACGGTCTGCTCAGCTCGGTCCCTGACATCGATCCCGGCGAGACCGCCGAGTGGGTCGAGTCCTTCGACGGCCTGATCGACGACAAGGGCGGCCCTCGCGCGCGCTACGTCATGCTCAACCTGCTGCGGCGGGCGCGGGAGCGCAACGTGACGATCCCGGCGTCGTTCGCCACGCCGTACGTGAACACGATCGGCGTGCACGAGGAGCCGTACTTCCCGGGTGACGAGGCGCTCGAGCGCCAGTACCGGGGCTGGAACCGGTGGAACGCGGCCGTGATGGTGACGCGCGCGCAGAAGCCGGGCATCGGCGTCGGCGGGCACATCTCCTCGTACGCGTCGACCGCGACGCTGACCGAGGTGGGCCTCAACCACTTCTTCCGCGGCAAGGACCACGCGGGCGGTGGCGACCAGGTCTACTTCCAGGGGCACTCCTCTCCCGGCCAGTACGCCCGCGCGTATCTCGAGGGCCGCCTGGCGGCCGAGGACCTCGACGGCTTCCGCCAGGAGAAGTCGAAGGAGGGGCACGCGCTGCCCTCCTACCCGCACCCGAGGCTGCTGCCCGAGTTCTGGGAGTTCCCGACCGTCTCGATGGGCCTCGGCCCGGCGTCGGCGATCTACCAGGCGTGGACGAACAAGTACCTGCACAACCGCGGTATCAAGGACACCTCGCAGCAGGACGTCTGGGCGTTCCTCGGCGACGGCGAGATGGACGAGCCGGAGTCGCGCGGCATGCTGCAGCTCGCGGCGCACCAGAACCTCGACAACCTGACGTTCGTCGTGAACTGCAACCTGCAGCGTCTCGACGGTCCGGTCCGCGGGAACGGCAAGATCATCCAGGAGCTCGAGGCCCAGTTCAAGGGTGCGGGCTGGAACGTCATCAAGGTGATCTGGGGCCGTGAGTGGGACGCCCTGCTCAACGCGGACAAGGACCGCGCCCTGGTCAACCTGATGAACGTCACGCCGGACGGCGACTACCAGACGTACCGTGCCGAGTCGGGCGCGTTCATCCGGGAGCACTTCTTCGGTCGCGACCCGCGGACCAAGGCCCTCGTCGAGAACATGACGGACGAGGACATCTGGAACATGAAGCGCGGTGGCCACGACTACCGCAAGATCTACGCGGCCTACGCGGCGGCGCGCGCCCACGAGGGCCAGCCGACGGTGATCCTGGCGCAGACGGTCAAGGGCTACGGCCTGGGTTCGGGCTTCGCGGGCCGCAACTCCACGCACCAGATGAAGAAGCTCAAGTCGGACGACCTCAAGGCCCTGCGCGACTCGCTGCGCATCCCGATCCCGGACGAGCAGCTCGAGGACCCGTACAACGCCCCGTACTACCACCCGGGCAACGACGACCCGGCCATCCAGTACATGCTGGAGCGCCGCCGTCAGCTCGGCGGGTTCGTGCCGGAGCGCCGCCACTCCCCCAAGGCGATCCCGCTGCCGGAGCCGAAGGTCTACGAGCTGCTGAAGAAGGGTTCGGGCACGCAGGAGGTCGCCACGACGATGGCGTTCGTCCGCCTGCTCAAGGACCTCATCAAGGACAAGGAGTTCGGCAAGCGCATCGTGCCGATCATCCCGGACGAGGCCCGCACGTTCGGCCTGGACGCGATCTTCCCGTCCGCGAAGATCTTCAACACCGGTGGCCAGCACTACCTCGCGGTGGACCGCGAGCTGATGCTCTCCTACAAGGAGTCCGAGGCCGGCCAGATCATGCACACGGGCATCAACGAGGCCGGTTCCGCGGCCGCGTTCCAGTCCGTGGGCACGTCGTACGCCACGCACGGCGAGCACATGGTGCCCGTCTACATCTTCTACTCGATGTTCGGGTTCCAGCGCACCGGTGACCAGTTCTGGGCGGCGGGCGACCAGCTCGCGCGCGGCTTCATCATCGGCGCGACGGCCGGGCGCACCACGCTCGCCGGCGAGGGCCTGCAGCACATGGACGGCCACTCGCCGATCCTCGCCGCGACGAACACGTCGATGGTCATCTACGACCCCGCGTACGGGTACGAGATCCGGCACATCATCCGCGACGGCATCGAGCGCATGTACGGCGCGTCGTCCGACGGCGTGCACGACGAGCTCGGCCGCGACCAGAACGTCATGTACTACCTCACGGTGTACAACGAGCCGATGGTCCAGCCGGCCGAGCCGGAGGACGTCGACGTCGAGGGCATCAAGCGCGGCATCCACCGCATCTCGGTCTCTGACGCGCAGGGCCCCAAGGCGCAGCTCCTCGCGTCGGGTGTCGGCGTGCCGTGGGCGCTCGAGGCGCAGCAGCTCCTGCGCGACGACTGGGGCGTCTCGGCCGACGTGTGGTCCGTGACCTCCTGGACCGAGCTGCGCCGCGACGCGCTGGCCGCCGAGCGCGAGGCGTTCGTGAACCCCGCCGCGGAGGCCCGGACCCCGTACGTCACGGAGAAGCTGGCCGGCACCGGTGGCCCGTTCGTCGCGAGCAGCGACTACGACCACATGGTCCCCGACCAGATCCGCAAGTGGGTCCCGGGCGACTACGAGGTGCTGGGCGCCGACGGCTTCGGCTTCTCGGACACGCGTGCCGCCGCCCGCCGCTTCTTCCTCATCGACGGCCCGTCGATGGTGGTCAAGACGCTGCAGGCCCTGGCCCGCCGTGGTGAGGTCGACGGCGCCGTCGTCGGCCAGGCCATCGAGAAGTACCGCCTGCTGGACGTGAACGCGGGCACGTCGGGCAACGCGGGCGGCGACAGCTGA
- a CDS encoding acyl carrier protein produces the protein MAFTNEEILEGLAEIVAEETGLPTDAVQLGKSFTDDLDIDSLSMMTIVTHAEDKFDVRIPDEAVKDLTTVGDAVSFIAGAQA, from the coding sequence ATGGCTTTCACCAACGAAGAGATCCTCGAGGGCCTCGCCGAGATCGTCGCCGAGGAGACCGGCCTGCCGACCGACGCCGTCCAGCTCGGCAAGTCCTTCACCGACGACCTCGACATCGACTCGCTGTCGATGATGACGATCGTGACGCACGCCGAGGACAAGTTCGACGTCCGCATCCCCGACGAGGCCGTCAAGGACCTCACGACCGTGGGCGACGCCGTGAGCTTCATCGCCGGCGCCCAGGCCTGA
- a CDS encoding ACP S-malonyltransferase → MLAVVCPGQGSQTPGMLAPWLELPGVPDQIAAFSDAAGLDLAAHGTTSDADTIRDTAVAQPLIVASSLLAWRVILDGGALAGRDAAEVVDVTAGHSVGEVAAAAVAGVLDDVGAVGLVTRRAQAMAKAAAAAPSGMSAVVGGDPAEVLAAIEAAGLWPANVNGAGQTVAGGALEHLSTLALNPPARARVIPLQVAGAFHTPFMDAAREEFEQVTAQWPANDPRITFLADLDGQPHGTGAETLARLAGQVTAPVRWDLVMDGLAARGVTAVLELAPGGVLTGLAKRALKGVELLAVKSPDDVEAARDLIARHSTAVPNGVDA, encoded by the coding sequence GTGCTTGCCGTCGTCTGCCCTGGACAGGGCTCTCAGACCCCCGGGATGCTCGCGCCTTGGCTCGAGCTCCCCGGCGTCCCCGACCAGATCGCCGCGTTCTCCGATGCCGCCGGTCTCGACCTCGCCGCCCACGGGACGACGTCGGACGCCGACACCATCCGGGACACGGCGGTGGCCCAGCCGCTCATCGTCGCCTCCTCGCTGCTCGCGTGGCGCGTGATCCTCGACGGCGGGGCGCTGGCGGGCCGTGACGCCGCCGAGGTCGTCGACGTGACCGCCGGTCACTCGGTCGGCGAGGTCGCCGCCGCGGCCGTCGCGGGGGTGCTCGACGACGTCGGCGCCGTCGGCCTGGTGACGCGCCGCGCGCAGGCGATGGCGAAGGCCGCCGCTGCCGCGCCGTCGGGCATGAGCGCCGTCGTCGGGGGCGACCCTGCGGAGGTGCTGGCCGCGATCGAGGCCGCGGGCCTGTGGCCCGCGAACGTCAACGGTGCCGGGCAGACCGTCGCGGGCGGTGCCCTGGAGCACCTGTCCACGCTGGCACTGAACCCGCCCGCCCGCGCCCGCGTCATCCCCCTGCAGGTGGCCGGGGCGTTCCACACGCCCTTCATGGACGCCGCGCGCGAGGAGTTCGAGCAGGTCACCGCGCAGTGGCCGGCGAACGACCCGCGGATCACGTTCCTCGCCGACCTCGACGGGCAGCCGCACGGCACGGGCGCCGAGACGCTCGCACGGCTCGCCGGCCAGGTCACCGCCCCGGTGCGCTGGGACCTGGTCATGGACGGGCTCGCCGCCCGCGGCGTGACCGCCGTCCTGGAGCTCGCCCCCGGCGGTGTCCTCACCGGGCTCGCCAAGCGCGCGCTCAAGGGCGTCGAGCTCCTCGCGGTGAAGTCGCCCGACGACGTCGAGGCGGCCCGCGACCTCATCGCCCGCCACTCCACCGCAGTCCCGAACGGAGTCGACGCATGA
- a CDS encoding beta-ketoacyl-ACP synthase III, with translation MTVLKQAQPAAYSRILGIGGERGELVVTNDDIAGPIDSSDEWIRQRTGIITRRRAGADRDVLDLAEVASAKAIAAAGIAPEEIDAVVMSTISHFVQTPSAAAILADRIGANPAAAYDISAACAGYCYAIGQADALVRSGNARNVLVVGAEKLSEIIDPTDRSISFLLGDGAGAAVVGTSDTPGIGPTVWGSDGSKASSIRQTHSWTDLRADPSLGWPTLRQDGQTVFKWAGFQVAKFAQAAMDAAGVGPEDIDVFVPHQANMRIIDQLLKQLKLPDSVVVGRDIADTGNTSAASVPLAIERLQAEGQVKPGDVCLQLGFGAGLVYAAQVVVLP, from the coding sequence ATGACCGTCCTCAAGCAGGCCCAGCCGGCCGCGTACTCGCGCATCCTCGGCATCGGGGGCGAGCGCGGCGAGCTGGTCGTCACCAACGACGACATCGCCGGCCCGATCGACTCCTCCGACGAGTGGATCCGGCAGCGCACCGGCATCATCACGCGCCGCCGCGCGGGCGCCGACCGTGACGTGCTGGACCTCGCCGAGGTCGCGTCCGCCAAGGCGATCGCCGCCGCGGGCATCGCGCCCGAGGAGATCGACGCCGTCGTCATGTCGACGATCTCGCACTTCGTGCAGACGCCGTCGGCCGCCGCGATCCTCGCCGACCGCATCGGCGCCAACCCGGCCGCCGCCTACGACATCTCCGCCGCGTGCGCGGGCTACTGCTACGCCATCGGCCAGGCGGACGCCCTGGTGCGCTCCGGCAACGCCCGCAACGTCCTGGTCGTCGGTGCCGAGAAGCTCTCGGAGATCATCGACCCGACGGACCGCTCCATCTCGTTCCTGCTGGGCGACGGCGCGGGTGCCGCCGTCGTCGGCACCTCGGACACGCCGGGCATCGGCCCGACGGTCTGGGGCTCGGACGGCTCCAAGGCGAGCTCGATCCGCCAGACGCACTCGTGGACGGACCTGCGCGCCGACCCGTCGCTCGGCTGGCCGACGCTGCGCCAGGACGGGCAGACCGTGTTCAAGTGGGCCGGCTTCCAGGTCGCCAAGTTCGCACAGGCGGCGATGGACGCGGCGGGCGTGGGCCCCGAGGACATCGACGTGTTCGTGCCGCACCAGGCGAACATGCGGATCATCGACCAGCTCCTGAAGCAGCTCAAGCTGCCGGACTCCGTCGTCGTCGGCCGCGACATCGCGGACACCGGCAACACCTCGGCCGCCTCGGTGCCGCTCGCCATCGAGCGGTTGCAGGCCGAGGGCCAGGTCAAGCCGGGCGACGTCTGCCTCCAGCTCGGCTTCGGTGCCGGCCTGGTGTACGCCGCCCAGGTCGTCGTCCTGCCCTGA
- a CDS encoding beta-ketoacyl-[acyl-carrier-protein] synthase family protein — protein MTAPRDVVVTGIGATTPLGGDAPSTWTAALAGESGARPFENDWAEKYELPVTFGATIKVKPEEVLARPELKRMDPSTQYAIIATREAWADAGSPEVDGERLGAVVSSGIGGIWTTLDGWDTLRERGARRMLPMTVPMLMPNSPAAYVELEIGAQAGAHALVSACASGAEAIGYGIEMIRSGRADVVVAGGTEATMHPMPIAAFAASRTLSLRNDDPQGASRPYDVDRDGFVIGEGAAIVVLESAEHAAARGARVYAKLAGVGLSSDAYHITSPDPEGKGQRAAMRRALEMAGAAPSDVVHINAHATSTKVGDLTETNSIRTLLGGETDHVLLSATKSMTGHLLGGAGALETVFTVKAVHERLAPPTINVATPDPELKVPLVRDVPAALPAGDVVAINNSFGFGGHNVALVVTNA, from the coding sequence ATGACCGCACCACGCGACGTCGTCGTCACGGGGATCGGCGCCACCACCCCGCTCGGTGGTGACGCCCCCTCCACGTGGACCGCCGCACTGGCCGGCGAGTCGGGCGCACGCCCGTTCGAGAACGACTGGGCCGAGAAGTACGAGCTGCCGGTGACCTTCGGCGCGACCATCAAGGTCAAGCCGGAGGAGGTGCTCGCCCGCCCCGAGCTCAAGCGCATGGACCCGTCCACGCAGTACGCGATCATCGCGACGCGCGAGGCGTGGGCCGACGCCGGCTCTCCCGAGGTGGACGGCGAGCGCCTCGGCGCCGTCGTCTCCTCCGGCATCGGCGGCATCTGGACGACGCTCGACGGCTGGGACACGCTGCGCGAGCGCGGTGCCCGCCGCATGCTGCCGATGACCGTCCCGATGCTCATGCCGAACTCGCCGGCCGCATACGTCGAGCTCGAGATCGGCGCCCAGGCCGGGGCCCACGCCCTGGTCTCGGCGTGCGCGTCGGGGGCGGAGGCGATCGGGTACGGCATCGAGATGATCCGCAGCGGTCGTGCCGACGTCGTCGTCGCCGGTGGCACCGAGGCGACCATGCACCCGATGCCGATCGCCGCGTTCGCGGCGTCGCGCACGCTGTCGCTGCGCAACGACGACCCGCAGGGCGCCTCGCGGCCCTACGACGTCGACCGGGACGGCTTCGTCATCGGGGAGGGCGCCGCGATCGTGGTGCTCGAGTCCGCGGAGCACGCCGCCGCCCGCGGTGCGCGCGTCTACGCCAAGCTGGCGGGCGTGGGCCTCAGCTCCGACGCGTACCACATCACCTCCCCCGACCCCGAGGGCAAGGGGCAGCGGGCGGCGATGCGCCGCGCACTGGAGATGGCCGGCGCGGCTCCCTCCGACGTCGTGCACATCAACGCGCACGCCACGTCCACGAAGGTCGGCGACCTGACCGAGACGAACTCGATCCGCACCCTGCTGGGCGGCGAGACCGACCACGTGCTGCTGTCGGCCACCAAGTCGATGACCGGTCACCTGCTCGGTGGTGCGGGCGCCCTGGAGACGGTGTTCACCGTCAAGGCGGTACACGAGCGCCTCGCTCCCCCGACCATCAACGTGGCCACCCCGGACCCCGAGCTGAAGGTGCCGCTGGTCCGTGACGTCCCCGCAGCGCTGCCCGCGGGCGACGTCGTCGCGATCAACAACTCGTTCGGCTTCGGCGGGCACAACGTGGCCCTGGTGGTCACGAACGCGTAG